A genomic segment from Micromonospora echinaurantiaca encodes:
- a CDS encoding riboflavin synthase, whose product MFTGIVEELGEVVRVTETAGDSALVAVRGPLVTSDARHGDSIAVNGVCLTVVDVSDGIFTADVMGETLRRSALGALRPGDPVNLERAAALGSRLGGHLVQGHVDGVGEVLSREPAPQWETVRFALPPALARYVVEKGSITVDGVSLTVADAGPDWFAVGLIPTTLKLTTLGARGVGEPVNLEVDVLAKYVERLLGDRLPGTGLPSGPGTAGTAPVDGTAGAATAGGVA is encoded by the coding sequence ATGTTCACCGGCATCGTCGAGGAGTTGGGCGAGGTCGTCCGGGTGACCGAGACGGCGGGCGACTCCGCGCTGGTCGCGGTCCGCGGCCCGCTGGTCACCTCCGACGCCCGGCACGGCGACTCCATCGCGGTCAACGGCGTCTGCCTGACCGTGGTCGACGTCTCCGACGGGATCTTCACCGCCGACGTGATGGGGGAGACGCTGCGCCGCTCCGCGCTCGGCGCGCTGCGCCCCGGCGACCCGGTCAACCTGGAGCGGGCCGCCGCACTCGGCAGCCGGCTCGGCGGGCACCTGGTGCAGGGCCACGTCGACGGCGTCGGCGAGGTGCTCTCCCGGGAACCGGCGCCGCAGTGGGAGACCGTCCGCTTCGCCCTGCCGCCCGCGCTCGCCCGGTACGTGGTGGAGAAGGGCTCGATCACCGTCGACGGGGTCTCGCTGACCGTCGCCGACGCCGGCCCGGACTGGTTCGCCGTCGGGCTCATCCCGACCACGCTGAAGCTGACCACGCTCGGCGCCCGGGGCGTCGGCGAACCGGTCAACCTCGAGGTGGACGTGTTGGCCAAGTACGTCGAGCGGCTGCTCGGCGACCGGCTGCCGGGTACCGGCCTGCCGAGCGGGCCCGGGACCGCCGGGACCGCACCGGTGGACGGGACCGCCGGCGCCGCGACGGCGGGCGGGGTGGCCTGA
- a CDS encoding bifunctional 3,4-dihydroxy-2-butanone-4-phosphate synthase/GTP cyclohydrolase II produces the protein MTTTFASIEQAVADIAAGRPVVVVDDADRENEGDLIFAAELATTELVAFMVRYTSGYICVPLTESECDRLDLPPMHHTNQDRRGTAYTVTVDAREGVSTGISAADRAHTIRLLADAGTGPTDLARPGHVVPLRAREGGVLRRPGHTEAAVDLTRLAGLRPAGVLCELVNDDGTMMRVPDLEKFCAEHSLTLITIADLIAYRRRTEKQVELVAEARMPTEHGVFRALGYRSEHDPAEHVAMVYGDLGDGQDVLVRVHSECLTGDVFGSLRCDCGPQLNAALARVAAEGRGVVLYVRGHEGRGIGLLHKLQAYQLQDLGRDTVDANLDLGLPADARDYGTGAQILYDLGVRSMRLLTNNPAKRAGLEGYGLTITGREGLPIRPHPENVRYLRTKRDRMGHLLDELDEVTEAPASRLASGDEIGA, from the coding sequence ATGACCACCACCTTCGCCAGCATCGAGCAGGCGGTGGCGGACATCGCCGCCGGGCGGCCCGTCGTCGTGGTCGACGACGCCGACCGGGAGAACGAGGGCGACCTGATCTTCGCCGCCGAACTGGCCACCACCGAGCTGGTCGCGTTCATGGTCCGGTACACCTCCGGCTACATCTGCGTGCCGCTGACCGAGAGCGAGTGCGACCGGCTGGACCTACCGCCGATGCACCACACCAACCAGGACCGGCGCGGCACCGCCTACACGGTGACCGTGGACGCCCGGGAGGGGGTGAGCACCGGCATCTCGGCGGCCGACCGGGCGCACACCATCCGGCTGCTCGCCGATGCCGGCACCGGCCCGACCGACCTGGCCCGACCGGGGCACGTGGTGCCGCTGCGCGCCCGCGAGGGCGGCGTGCTGCGCCGGCCCGGGCACACCGAGGCCGCGGTCGACCTGACCCGGCTGGCCGGCCTGCGCCCGGCCGGCGTGCTCTGCGAGCTGGTCAACGACGACGGCACCATGATGCGCGTGCCGGACCTGGAGAAGTTCTGCGCCGAGCACTCGCTGACCCTGATCACCATCGCCGACCTGATCGCCTACCGGCGACGCACCGAGAAGCAGGTGGAGCTGGTCGCCGAGGCCCGGATGCCCACCGAGCACGGGGTGTTCCGGGCGCTCGGCTACCGCAGCGAACACGACCCGGCCGAGCACGTCGCGATGGTCTACGGCGACCTCGGCGACGGGCAGGACGTGCTGGTGCGGGTGCACTCCGAGTGCCTCACCGGGGACGTGTTCGGCTCGCTGCGCTGTGACTGCGGTCCGCAGTTGAACGCCGCGCTGGCCCGGGTGGCCGCGGAGGGCCGGGGCGTGGTGCTCTACGTGCGCGGGCACGAGGGGCGGGGCATCGGCCTGCTGCACAAGCTGCAGGCGTACCAGCTGCAGGACCTGGGGCGGGACACCGTCGACGCCAACCTCGACCTCGGCCTGCCCGCCGACGCCCGGGACTACGGCACCGGCGCGCAGATCCTCTACGACCTGGGCGTGCGGTCGATGCGGCTACTCACCAACAACCCGGCCAAGCGCGCCGGGCTGGAGGGCTACGGGCTGACCATCACCGGGCGCGAGGGCCTGCCCATCCGGCCGCACCCGGAGAACGTGCGCTACCTGCGGACCAAGCGGGACCGGATGGGGCACCTGCTCGACGAGTTGGACGAGGTGACCGAGGCGCCGGCGAGCCGGCTGGCCTCGGGCGACGAGATCGGAGCGTAG
- the ribD gene encoding bifunctional diaminohydroxyphosphoribosylaminopyrimidine deaminase/5-amino-6-(5-phosphoribosylamino)uracil reductase RibD, translating into MTGVSVDEAMRRAIELAARGLGTTSPNPVVGCVLLDAAGAVVGEGFHAYAGGPHAEIVALAQAGERARGGTAVVTLEPCDHTGRTGPCSTALIQAGVARVVIAVPDPNPVASGGAATLRAAGIQVDLGVRAAEAEAGNVAWLTSMRRGWPYVIWKYAATLDGRSAAADGTSMWITSEAARMDVHALRGTVDAVLVGVGTVLADDPRLTARNLRDGTLAIRQPLRVVVDSAGRTPADARVRDGAARTWIATADEVGAGPDGRVDLPALLAALHSRGIRAVLLEGGPQLAGAFLAAGLVDKIVGYVAPRLLGAGPAALVDAGVTTIAEAIDLELTDVTQIGPDLRITALPRKREG; encoded by the coding sequence ATGACGGGCGTCTCCGTCGACGAGGCGATGCGTCGCGCGATCGAACTCGCCGCGCGCGGGCTCGGCACGACCAGTCCCAACCCGGTGGTCGGCTGCGTGCTGCTCGACGCCGCCGGCGCGGTCGTCGGGGAGGGCTTCCACGCGTACGCCGGCGGGCCGCACGCCGAGATCGTCGCGCTCGCCCAGGCGGGGGAGCGGGCCCGCGGCGGCACCGCGGTGGTCACCCTGGAACCCTGCGACCACACCGGTCGCACCGGCCCCTGCAGCACCGCGCTGATCCAGGCCGGCGTGGCCCGGGTGGTGATCGCGGTGCCCGACCCGAACCCGGTCGCCTCCGGCGGCGCCGCCACCCTGCGCGCCGCCGGCATCCAGGTCGACCTGGGCGTACGGGCCGCCGAGGCGGAGGCCGGCAACGTGGCCTGGCTCACCTCGATGCGCCGCGGCTGGCCGTACGTGATCTGGAAGTACGCCGCGACCCTGGACGGCCGCTCCGCCGCGGCCGACGGCACCAGCATGTGGATCACCTCCGAGGCGGCCCGGATGGACGTGCACGCGCTGCGCGGCACCGTGGACGCGGTGCTGGTCGGGGTGGGCACCGTGCTCGCCGACGACCCCCGGCTCACCGCCCGCAACCTGCGCGACGGCACCCTGGCCATCCGGCAGCCGCTGCGGGTGGTGGTGGACAGCGCCGGGCGTACCCCGGCCGACGCCCGGGTCCGCGACGGCGCCGCCCGGACTTGGATCGCCACCGCCGACGAGGTCGGGGCCGGCCCGGACGGCCGGGTCGACCTGCCCGCGCTGCTCGCCGCGTTGCACAGCCGCGGGATCCGAGCGGTGCTGCTGGAGGGCGGCCCTCAACTGGCCGGGGCGTTCCTCGCCGCCGGCCTGGTCGACAAGATCGTCGGCTACGTCGCGCCCCGGCTGCTCGGCGCCGGCCCGGCCGCGCTGGTCGACGCCGGTGTGACGACCATCGCCGAGGCCATCGACCTGGAGCTCACCGACGTTACCCAGATCGGTCCCGATCTGCGGATCACCGCGCTGCCCCGAAAGAGGGAGGGCTGA
- a CDS encoding GGDEF domain-containing response regulator yields MPTPSSPAPPSTARPTPPRRYASCGPSRNAPPPRPDVDPAEERPDVILVVDDDEDIARFVEFNLRLHGFEVLHASDGQEALEVIERQRPDLAVVDLMMPRVDGLELTRRLRADPMTSALPVIMLTAKGMTSDKVNGLSAGADDYLVKPFDTAELVARVSSTLRRNKEFREVSPLTGLPGNSRIRREIADRVRSGADYAVGYIDIDRFKSVNDRYGFVRGDDFISALARCLHRAVVSVGLPPAFLGHVGGDDFVIVCTPEQVLPLTSKVSTDFERAADALYDPDDAARGYVELKDRRGNIRRAALVTLSIGVCVSDAGKRFTSPLEAIAVASEMKSVAKSQPGSYVAVDRRRGVSDPHRHVK; encoded by the coding sequence GTGCCGACGCCTTCGTCGCCGGCACCGCCGTCTACGGCGCGGCCGACCCCGCCGAGGCGGTACGCCAGCTGCGGGCCCTCGCGGAACGCGCCGCCCCCGAGGCCTGACGTGGACCCGGCGGAGGAGCGACCGGACGTCATCCTCGTCGTCGACGACGACGAGGACATCGCGCGCTTCGTCGAGTTCAACCTCCGCCTGCACGGCTTCGAGGTGCTGCATGCCAGCGACGGCCAGGAGGCGCTCGAGGTGATCGAGCGGCAGCGGCCCGACCTGGCGGTGGTGGACCTGATGATGCCCCGGGTCGACGGCCTGGAGCTGACCCGCCGGCTGCGCGCCGACCCGATGACCTCGGCCCTGCCGGTGATCATGCTGACCGCCAAGGGGATGACCTCGGACAAGGTCAACGGCCTCAGCGCCGGCGCCGACGACTACCTGGTCAAACCGTTCGACACCGCCGAGCTGGTCGCCCGGGTCAGCTCCACGCTGCGGCGCAACAAGGAGTTCCGCGAGGTCTCGCCGCTGACCGGGCTGCCCGGCAACAGCCGGATCCGCCGGGAGATCGCCGACCGGGTACGCAGCGGGGCCGACTACGCCGTCGGCTACATCGACATCGACCGGTTCAAGAGCGTCAACGACCGGTACGGCTTCGTCCGCGGCGACGACTTCATCTCGGCGCTGGCCCGCTGCCTGCACCGGGCAGTGGTCTCGGTCGGCCTGCCGCCTGCCTTCCTCGGCCACGTCGGCGGCGACGACTTCGTCATCGTCTGCACCCCCGAGCAGGTCCTGCCGCTGACCTCGAAGGTCTCCACCGACTTCGAGCGGGCCGCCGACGCGCTCTACGACCCGGACGACGCCGCCCGGGGCTACGTCGAGCTGAAGGACCGCCGGGGCAACATCCGGCGGGCCGCCCTGGTCACCCTCTCCATCGGCGTCTGCGTCTCGGACGCCGGCAAGCGCTTCACCAGCCCGTTGGAGGCGATCGCGGTCGCCTCGGAGATGAAGTCGGTGGCGAAGAGCCAACCGGGGTCGTACGTGGCGGTCGACCGGCGCCGTGGGGTGAGCGACCCCCACCGTCATGTGAAGTAG
- the ribH gene encoding 6,7-dimethyl-8-ribityllumazine synthase, translated as MAGFGEPGVGVVDAAGMTVGVVAARWHGELTDHMLDRAVAAAEACGARAVVARVAGSVELPVVAQALARRCDVVVALGVVVRGATAHFDYVCRSVTDGLTRVALDEGKPVAHGVLTVDTIEQARDRAGLPGSAEDKGWAATVAALDAALAIRGLVAGTGHRVGFGG; from the coding sequence ATGGCGGGATTCGGCGAGCCCGGGGTGGGCGTGGTGGACGCGGCCGGGATGACCGTGGGCGTGGTCGCCGCGCGGTGGCACGGCGAGCTGACCGACCACATGCTCGACCGGGCGGTGGCCGCCGCCGAGGCGTGCGGGGCGCGGGCCGTGGTGGCCCGGGTGGCCGGCTCGGTGGAGCTGCCGGTGGTGGCCCAGGCCCTCGCCCGCCGGTGCGACGTGGTGGTCGCGCTCGGCGTGGTGGTACGCGGCGCCACCGCGCACTTCGACTACGTCTGCCGCTCGGTCACCGACGGGCTGACCCGGGTGGCGCTGGACGAGGGGAAGCCGGTCGCGCACGGGGTGCTCACCGTGGACACCATCGAGCAGGCCCGGGACCGGGCCGGGCTGCCCGGCTCGGCCGAGGACAAGGGCTGGGCGGCCACCGTCGCCGCGCTCGACGCGGCGCTGGCCATCCGCGGCCTGGTCGCCGGCACCGGGCACCGGGTCGGCTTCGGCGGCTGA
- a CDS encoding septum formation family protein, producing MRRWLLALTLAGTAVALLAGCVRPGGSDGDLTDDWPALRPPQTFVPASGACLPRITAIVQASTYETVDCSRNHLAEAIHVGTFTGSAAEGDRPEPGSPALGTARQECDERVREVLGGDWHAARLTLNIALPSVPAWRGGARWFRCDLSETDSIDNTRPVNRTGSLRGAMIGDSPLVHRCFDPKLIGENLNYMAPVLCTEPHRAEFVGVYVERDMSWAEFTRNAPQAHRRCMALIAAFADVPNNSDLPYRAGSIFYPPSQREWEEGDRGVRCFLWSDDRKLTRSMRGVGPKGLPAI from the coding sequence ATGCGACGGTGGCTGCTGGCACTGACGCTGGCCGGCACGGCGGTGGCGCTGCTGGCCGGTTGCGTTCGGCCGGGCGGGTCGGACGGCGACCTCACCGACGACTGGCCGGCGCTGCGGCCGCCGCAGACGTTCGTCCCGGCCAGCGGCGCGTGCCTGCCCCGGATCACCGCGATCGTGCAGGCGAGCACCTACGAGACGGTGGACTGCTCGCGCAACCACCTGGCCGAGGCGATCCACGTCGGCACCTTCACCGGATCGGCCGCCGAGGGTGACCGGCCGGAGCCGGGCTCGCCGGCGCTGGGCACCGCCCGCCAGGAGTGTGACGAGCGGGTCCGCGAGGTGCTCGGCGGCGACTGGCACGCCGCCCGGCTGACGCTGAACATCGCGCTGCCCTCCGTCCCCGCCTGGCGCGGCGGCGCCCGCTGGTTCCGCTGCGATCTCAGCGAGACCGACAGCATCGACAACACCCGGCCGGTCAACCGCACCGGGAGCCTGCGCGGCGCGATGATCGGCGACTCCCCGCTGGTGCACCGCTGCTTCGACCCGAAGCTGATCGGCGAGAACCTCAACTACATGGCGCCGGTGCTGTGCACCGAGCCGCACCGGGCCGAGTTCGTCGGGGTCTACGTCGAGCGGGACATGTCCTGGGCGGAGTTCACCCGGAACGCCCCGCAGGCGCACCGGCGCTGCATGGCGCTGATCGCCGCCTTCGCCGACGTGCCCAACAACAGCGACCTGCCGTACCGCGCGGGATCGATCTTCTACCCGCCGTCGCAGCGCGAGTGGGAGGAGGGCGACCGGGGCGTGCGCTGCTTCCTGTGGAGCGACGACCGGAAGCTGACCCGGTCCATGCGGGGCGTCGGCCCGAAGGGCCTACCGGCGATCTGA
- the rpe gene encoding ribulose-phosphate 3-epimerase produces MTVPPPIVAPSILAADFARLAEEVRAVENAADWLHVDVMDNHFVPNLTIGLPVVQSLRAATELPFDVHLMIEDPRRWAPGYADAGAYNVTFHAEACDDPVALAKDLRAAGAKAGLAIDRDTPIEPYLDLLPSFDTLLIMTIKAGFGGQRFIPQLLDKVRAARRHVAAGHLELRIEVDGGIAADTIEQAAAAGADAFVAGTAVYGAADPAEAVRQLRALAERAAPEA; encoded by the coding sequence GTGACCGTACCGCCGCCGATCGTCGCGCCGAGCATCCTGGCCGCCGATTTCGCCCGCCTCGCCGAAGAGGTCCGCGCCGTGGAGAACGCCGCGGACTGGTTGCACGTCGACGTGATGGACAACCACTTCGTGCCGAACCTGACCATCGGCCTGCCCGTGGTGCAGAGCCTGCGGGCCGCCACCGAGCTGCCGTTCGACGTGCACCTGATGATCGAGGATCCGCGGCGGTGGGCCCCGGGCTACGCCGACGCCGGTGCGTACAACGTCACCTTCCACGCCGAGGCGTGCGACGACCCGGTGGCGCTGGCCAAGGACCTGCGCGCGGCCGGCGCCAAGGCCGGGCTGGCCATCGACCGGGACACCCCGATCGAGCCGTACCTGGACCTGCTGCCGAGCTTCGACACCCTGCTGATCATGACGATCAAGGCGGGCTTCGGCGGTCAGCGGTTCATCCCGCAGCTGCTGGACAAGGTCCGCGCCGCGCGCCGGCACGTGGCCGCCGGCCACCTGGAGCTGCGGATCGAGGTCGACGGCGGGATCGCCGCCGACACCATCGAGCAGGCCGCCGCCGCCGGTGCCGACGCCTTCGTCGCCGGCACCGCCGTCTACGGCGCGGCCGACCCCGCCGAGGCGGTACGCCAGCTGCGGGCCCTCGCGGAACGCGCCGCCCCCGAGGCCTGA
- a CDS encoding helix-turn-helix domain-containing protein — protein MDAEGAGAARSWVEFGRELRWWRRAAGLTQSQLGQRVGYHHSVISRVESGLREAPAGLARRLDDVLATNGALAALGAGRGLRDAAAPAGDPTLFAAPGVLTADGVTPPGVPVWPTRLPYAGIACPLHGDVGCAVPAPGDVLTTIARLVRRGPAELPTEPVTDLVHGLAALLPGYTQATMEQVSTDIVGSIERILHLVTSWAEAVHAAGRPPQSLLRLAAGYAQLAGRLRMQRGQNAVGMAWFGHGLRWAGVSADPVAQATLYSDFCTLTRLDRDGASSLRYARAR, from the coding sequence ATGGACGCCGAGGGGGCCGGAGCGGCGCGGTCGTGGGTGGAGTTCGGGCGGGAGCTGCGGTGGTGGCGGCGGGCCGCCGGCCTCACCCAGTCGCAGCTCGGCCAGCGGGTGGGCTACCACCACAGCGTGATCAGCCGGGTGGAGAGCGGGCTGCGCGAGGCGCCGGCCGGGCTGGCCCGCCGGCTCGACGACGTGCTGGCCACCAACGGCGCGCTGGCCGCACTCGGGGCCGGCCGGGGGCTGCGTGACGCCGCCGCACCGGCGGGCGACCCGACGTTGTTCGCCGCCCCCGGCGTCCTCACCGCGGACGGCGTGACCCCGCCGGGCGTCCCGGTCTGGCCCACCCGGCTGCCGTACGCCGGCATCGCCTGCCCGCTGCACGGCGACGTCGGTTGCGCGGTCCCCGCCCCGGGCGACGTGCTGACCACCATCGCGCGGCTGGTCCGGCGCGGTCCGGCGGAGTTGCCCACCGAACCGGTCACCGACCTCGTGCACGGGTTGGCCGCGCTGCTGCCGGGCTACACGCAGGCCACCATGGAGCAGGTCTCGACCGACATCGTGGGATCCATCGAACGCATCCTGCACCTGGTCACGAGTTGGGCGGAGGCGGTGCACGCGGCGGGCCGGCCGCCGCAGAGCCTGTTGCGGCTCGCCGCCGGATACGCCCAGCTCGCCGGGCGGCTGCGGATGCAGCGGGGGCAGAACGCGGTGGGCATGGCCTGGTTCGGCCACGGCCTGCGCTGGGCGGGCGTCTCCGCCGACCCGGTCGCCCAGGCCACCCTCTACAGCGACTTCTGCACGCTGACCCGCCTCGACCGCGACGGCGCCTCGTCGCTGCGGTACGCCCGGGCGCGCTGA
- the hisG gene encoding ATP phosphoribosyltransferase gives MLRVAVPNKGTLAEPAAQMLREAGYRQRTDPKDLVCRDEPNDLEFFYLRPKDIATYVGSGDLDLGITGRDLLIDSGAPAEEVVDLAFGRATFRFAARPDDIDSVQELGGHRIATAYPGLVERHLGDLGVKADVIRLDGAVENAVRLGVADVVADVVETGATLRQAGLVVFGEPLLRSSAVLVRRAGAAAHPQAEQLLRRLHGVLVARRYVMLAYDVPAGLLDRASSLTPGIESPTVSPLHREGWVAVQAMVLRDDVHRIMDELYELGARAILVTNIHACRL, from the coding sequence ATGCTGCGTGTCGCCGTACCCAACAAGGGCACCCTGGCCGAGCCGGCCGCCCAGATGCTGCGCGAGGCGGGCTACCGCCAGCGCACCGACCCGAAGGACCTGGTCTGCCGGGACGAGCCCAACGATCTCGAATTCTTCTACCTGCGCCCGAAGGACATCGCCACCTACGTCGGCTCCGGTGACCTCGACCTCGGCATCACCGGCCGGGACCTGCTGATCGACTCCGGGGCACCGGCCGAGGAGGTGGTCGACCTGGCCTTCGGCCGGGCCACCTTCCGGTTCGCCGCCCGCCCCGACGACATCGACTCGGTGCAGGAGTTGGGTGGGCATCGGATCGCCACCGCGTACCCCGGTCTGGTCGAGCGGCACCTCGGCGACCTGGGCGTCAAGGCGGACGTGATCCGCCTGGACGGTGCGGTGGAGAACGCCGTCCGGCTCGGCGTCGCCGACGTGGTGGCCGATGTGGTGGAGACCGGCGCCACGCTGCGCCAGGCCGGGCTGGTGGTCTTCGGTGAGCCGCTGCTGCGCTCCTCGGCGGTGCTGGTCCGCCGCGCCGGCGCCGCCGCCCACCCGCAGGCCGAGCAGCTGCTGCGCCGGCTGCACGGGGTGCTGGTCGCCCGCCGCTACGTGATGCTGGCGTACGACGTGCCGGCCGGGCTGCTCGACCGGGCCAGCTCGCTGACCCCGGGCATCGAGTCGCCGACCGTCTCCCCGCTGCACCGGGAGGGCTGGGTCGCGGTGCAGGCGATGGTGCTCCGCGACGACGTGCACCGGATCATGGACGAGCTGTACGAGCTCGGCGCCCGCGCCATCCTGGTCACCAACATCCACGCCTGCCGGCTGTGA
- the pnuC gene encoding nicotinamide riboside transporter PnuC — protein sequence MDALHWLLDAQVSIAGSPVLVREIVGNGFGLASALFGLRRLVWAWPVGMIGNALLFTVFLGGAFATPQAHDLYGQAGRQVFFFAVSLYGWWRWSRTRRLGAAPDRTAVAPRWATARERAGLLAAAVLGTAAAYPVLAALGSWGPLPDAWILTGSLLATYGMARGWVDFWLIWIAVDAVGVPLLLRGGFYPSAAMYLVYGAFCAWGLVSWWRTSRALRPAAAPIPSNYSEAVA from the coding sequence ATGGACGCGCTGCACTGGCTGCTGGACGCGCAGGTGAGCATCGCCGGGTCGCCGGTGCTGGTCCGGGAGATCGTCGGCAACGGCTTCGGACTCGCCTCGGCGCTGTTCGGGCTGCGCCGGCTGGTCTGGGCCTGGCCGGTCGGCATGATCGGCAACGCGCTGCTGTTCACCGTCTTCCTCGGCGGGGCGTTCGCCACCCCGCAGGCACACGACCTGTACGGGCAGGCCGGCCGGCAGGTCTTCTTCTTCGCGGTCAGCCTGTACGGCTGGTGGCGCTGGTCGCGAACCCGCCGGCTGGGCGCCGCGCCCGACCGCACAGCGGTCGCCCCGCGCTGGGCCACCGCCCGGGAACGGGCCGGCCTGCTGGCCGCCGCCGTGCTCGGCACCGCCGCCGCCTACCCGGTGCTCGCCGCGCTCGGCTCCTGGGGGCCGCTGCCGGACGCCTGGATCCTCACCGGCAGCCTGCTCGCCACCTACGGCATGGCCCGTGGCTGGGTGGACTTCTGGCTGATCTGGATCGCCGTCGACGCGGTCGGCGTGCCGCTGCTGCTGCGCGGCGGCTTCTACCCGTCGGCGGCCATGTATCTCGTCTACGGCGCGTTCTGCGCCTGGGGCCTGGTCAGCTGGTGGCGCACCTCGCGGGCGCTCCGGCCGGCCGCCGCCCCGATCCCGTCGAACTACTCGGAGGCCGTCGCATGA
- a CDS encoding septum formation family protein, with protein sequence MRRWWTAVALGAVTALALTGCGAPAGVDGNLTDDWPAPAAPQAFVPAADACHAAFQAVGYLSGYNPVDCGASHRVETLHVGTLSGPDAERSTPPKAGSVGMRTAHAECGKAVNEAIGGDWRSGRLGLTVVFPSPPAWTGGARWFRCDVSEIQSLDDTSVDARTGSLRGALRGDSALAYRCFSPKLEKDQITEMRPVSCTSKHRAEFVGVWHAPDISYAEFRRTSKRAHRACRTLIAKYAKVPDDGNLQYRAGTIFYHPFERDWQNGNRGVQCFLWVSDRTLTRSVKGTGNKGLPIT encoded by the coding sequence ATGCGACGGTGGTGGACGGCGGTCGCGCTGGGCGCGGTGACGGCCCTGGCGCTGACCGGGTGCGGCGCACCGGCCGGAGTGGACGGAAACCTCACCGACGACTGGCCGGCCCCGGCCGCGCCGCAGGCGTTCGTCCCGGCCGCCGACGCCTGCCACGCCGCCTTCCAGGCGGTCGGCTACCTCAGCGGCTACAACCCGGTGGACTGCGGCGCGTCGCACCGGGTGGAGACGCTGCACGTGGGCACCCTGTCCGGCCCCGACGCCGAGCGCAGCACGCCGCCGAAGGCCGGCTCGGTGGGCATGCGGACGGCCCACGCCGAGTGCGGCAAGGCGGTCAACGAGGCGATCGGCGGCGACTGGCGATCCGGCCGGCTCGGCCTCACCGTGGTGTTCCCGTCGCCACCGGCCTGGACCGGCGGGGCACGCTGGTTCCGCTGCGACGTCAGCGAGATCCAGAGCCTCGACGACACCTCCGTCGACGCCCGCACGGGCAGCCTGCGCGGCGCGCTGCGCGGTGACTCCGCGCTGGCCTACCGGTGCTTCTCCCCCAAGCTGGAGAAGGACCAGATCACGGAGATGCGGCCGGTGTCCTGCACCAGCAAGCACCGCGCCGAGTTCGTCGGCGTCTGGCACGCCCCCGACATCAGCTACGCCGAGTTCCGGCGCACCAGCAAGCGGGCGCACCGGGCCTGCCGCACGCTGATCGCCAAGTACGCGAAGGTGCCGGACGACGGCAACCTGCAGTACCGGGCCGGGACGATCTTCTACCACCCGTTCGAGCGGGACTGGCAGAACGGCAACCGCGGCGTGCAGTGCTTCCTCTGGGTCAGCGACCGCACCCTCACCCGGTCGGTGAAGGGCACCGGCAACAAGGGCCTGCCGATCACCTGA
- a CDS encoding phosphoribosyl-ATP diphosphatase, producing MKTFEELFAELQAKAAAGTPGSGTVAALERGVHFIGKKVVEEAAESWMAAEHEGRERAAEEISQLLYQTQVLMLATGLDLKDVYRHL from the coding sequence GTGAAGACGTTCGAGGAGTTGTTCGCCGAGCTGCAGGCCAAGGCCGCCGCCGGCACCCCGGGCTCGGGCACGGTCGCCGCGCTCGAGCGGGGGGTGCACTTCATCGGCAAGAAGGTCGTCGAGGAGGCGGCCGAGTCGTGGATGGCCGCCGAGCACGAGGGCCGGGAGCGGGCCGCCGAGGAGATCTCCCAGCTGCTCTACCAGACCCAGGTGCTGATGCTCGCCACCGGTCTCGACCTCAAGGACGTCTACCGACATCTGTGA